A single window of Chitinophagales bacterium DNA harbors:
- a CDS encoding TonB-dependent receptor, producing MITKLTKKIKLLKLAFCLLAIVLCLPQSIVGNILLNEQSITNIPPTVSGTITSEEDGQPLIGVTVLVKGTTNGTVTDLDGKYSIDAEEGDVLVFSYISYKTQEVTVNGATAINLVMKTDVAQLDQIVVIGYGGQKKSHLTGSISKVKNEQLDQIPISRVDDALVGQVAGVNIQMTNPAAGEAPTIRVRGQGSISFDSNPLIVVDGISVGTDADFLSSLDMNDVESIEVLKDAASSAIYGSRGANGILMITTKQGKEGPTKFTYDSYVGFKSVPETDVLTTVDDWLQFVQAENGELTDRAKYIQQLGSYTNWEDVMFDGGAIQSHSLAARGGSKNTQFRASMSYLNDEGVLLTDNFKKLNFRLNLDTKINDRISFGVVLNPSHTEQRRFPIGIHDAIRQNPWLPLYLDENTIQFVNRTRENGRWANAQIGDYAMERMFDDYDLAAGQPSTGNGLDISSTSNQSALAKVLERDRRKFQTKIFANAYVNVNIADGFFFKQSVGGDFRETKNTQWAGVQASRNGAADSESIRSSATEFHTVSESTLNFNKDFGDHEIGVVAGFAYEQWDREYSSLEAAGYAFDYIETIPAANLVGGETTEFEEKLVSYLSRITYAYKDKYLLSVSARTDGSSKFGPDNKFGFFPAASVGWRVSQEDFLVANRFISDLKLRFSYGITGSNSGIGEYDYIGLVSPVGTALGGTSTGFNATNISNSELQWEKLVEYNPGIDASFFDGRFGLSFDYYNRTSEDLLLDLPIPSVTGFGTALVNKGVVENKGFELELRSKNVKGPDFSWSTSAIFTHNKNTLIDFAGADGLISIVDDKRAAEWIALEGSPISSYYGYVVKGEIDPQYINDPYYPINGQSQDVYAKDLNGDGVIDTDDRTVLGSPYPDLIWSVSNNFNFKGFDLSFMFQGSHGAEIRNISSQYINNEFASSQDYTSDFPDKDLVVERIFTNDDIQDASYVALRNLNLGYTFKRNMLENIGIQKLRVYVGAQNLLYIMADGYVGYNPEGSGEGTVAGLSSPLTFGYQRGPAPLYRTISAGVNLAF from the coding sequence ATGATAACAAAATTAACAAAAAAAATCAAACTTTTAAAATTAGCTTTTTGCTTGCTGGCAATTGTGCTATGTTTACCTCAATCTATAGTGGGGAATATCCTACTGAATGAGCAATCTATTACCAATATTCCTCCTACGGTAAGCGGAACCATTACTTCGGAAGAAGATGGACAACCGCTTATTGGTGTGACAGTTTTAGTAAAAGGAACTACAAACGGAACGGTTACTGACTTAGATGGCAAATACAGTATTGATGCTGAAGAAGGCGATGTATTGGTATTTAGTTACATCAGTTACAAAACCCAAGAAGTAACTGTCAATGGTGCTACTGCAATTAATTTGGTAATGAAAACCGATGTGGCTCAACTCGATCAGATTGTAGTTATTGGTTATGGTGGACAGAAAAAATCCCACCTCACAGGTTCTATCTCCAAAGTGAAAAACGAACAACTCGATCAAATTCCGATTTCTCGTGTAGATGATGCTTTGGTAGGACAAGTAGCGGGTGTAAACATCCAAATGACCAACCCTGCTGCGGGTGAGGCTCCAACGATTCGAGTACGTGGGCAAGGTTCTATTTCCTTTGATTCCAACCCTTTGATTGTTGTCGATGGAATCAGTGTAGGTACGGATGCCGACTTTCTTTCCAGTTTGGACATGAACGATGTCGAATCCATTGAAGTGCTAAAAGACGCAGCTTCTTCTGCCATTTACGGTTCGAGAGGGGCAAATGGTATTTTGATGATTACCACCAAACAAGGAAAAGAAGGTCCGACTAAATTTACCTATGATAGTTATGTAGGCTTCAAATCTGTTCCTGAAACAGATGTTTTGACCACAGTAGATGATTGGTTGCAGTTTGTCCAAGCAGAAAATGGAGAATTAACCGACCGAGCAAAATACATTCAACAATTGGGTAGTTACACCAATTGGGAAGATGTGATGTTTGACGGAGGTGCGATTCAAAGTCATTCCTTGGCGGCAAGAGGGGGAAGTAAAAACACCCAATTTAGAGCATCTATGAGTTATCTGAACGATGAAGGTGTACTACTTACCGACAATTTCAAAAAACTCAACTTCCGACTGAATTTAGATACCAAAATCAACGATCGGATTTCTTTTGGAGTCGTATTGAACCCATCTCATACTGAGCAGAGAAGATTCCCAATTGGTATTCACGATGCGATTCGTCAAAACCCTTGGCTGCCGCTATACTTAGACGAAAACACGATTCAGTTTGTCAATAGAACCAGAGAAAATGGCCGATGGGCAAATGCCCAAATCGGTGACTATGCGATGGAACGTATGTTCGACGACTACGATTTGGCAGCAGGTCAACCGAGTACAGGCAATGGCTTAGACATCAGTTCAACTTCTAATCAAAGTGCTTTGGCAAAAGTATTGGAGCGAGATCGACGTAAGTTCCAAACCAAAATATTCGCCAATGCTTATGTGAACGTAAACATTGCAGATGGATTTTTCTTCAAGCAATCTGTTGGTGGTGATTTTAGAGAAACCAAAAATACCCAGTGGGCAGGTGTACAAGCATCCAGAAATGGAGCTGCCGACTCTGAATCCATCAGAAGTTCTGCTACCGAATTTCACACGGTTTCGGAAAGTACCTTGAACTTCAATAAGGATTTTGGCGACCACGAAATTGGTGTAGTAGCAGGTTTTGCGTATGAGCAATGGGACAGAGAATACAGTTCGTTGGAAGCAGCAGGTTATGCGTTTGACTACATCGAAACTATTCCTGCTGCAAACTTGGTAGGGGGCGAAACCACTGAATTTGAAGAAAAATTGGTGTCATACTTATCGAGAATCACCTATGCTTACAAGGACAAATATTTGCTTTCGGTGAGTGCCAGAACAGACGGTAGTTCCAAATTTGGACCAGACAATAAATTTGGATTTTTCCCCGCAGCATCTGTCGGTTGGAGAGTTTCACAAGAAGATTTTTTGGTGGCCAATAGATTTATCTCTGACTTAAAACTTCGGTTCAGTTACGGTATCACAGGAAGTAATTCAGGTATTGGAGAATACGATTACATCGGTTTGGTTTCTCCTGTCGGAACAGCTCTTGGCGGTACTTCAACGGGCTTCAATGCCACCAACATATCCAACTCTGAACTTCAATGGGAAAAATTAGTTGAATACAACCCTGGGATTGATGCCTCTTTCTTTGACGGTCGTTTTGGTTTATCTTTTGACTACTATAATAGAACAAGTGAAGATTTATTGTTAGACCTTCCGATTCCTTCAGTGACAGGTTTTGGAACGGCATTGGTGAACAAAGGTGTGGTAGAAAACAAAGGCTTTGAATTGGAATTGCGTTCTAAAAACGTGAAAGGTCCAGACTTCTCATGGTCGACTTCTGCTATATTTACCCACAACAAAAATACACTTATCGACTTTGCAGGAGCAGACGGACTCATCAGCATCGTGGACGACAAACGTGCTGCCGAATGGATTGCATTAGAAGGGAGTCCTATTTCTTCTTACTACGGCTACGTTGTGAAAGGGGAAATTGACCCTCAATACATCAATGATCCTTACTATCCTATCAATGGACAATCACAAGATGTGTACGCAAAAGACTTGAATGGCGACGGTGTAATTGACACCGACGACCGTACCGTGTTGGGTTCACCTTATCCAGATTTGATTTGGAGTGTAAGCAATAACTTCAACTTCAAAGGCTTTGATTTGAGTTTCATGTTCCAAGGCTCACACGGCGCAGAAATCCGAAACATTTCTTCACAGTATATCAACAATGAGTTTGCAAGCAGTCAAGATTATACCAGCGACTTCCCAGACAAAGATTTGGTTGTAGAGCGAATTTTCACCAACGATGATATTCAAGATGCTTCTTATGTTGCATTGAGGAACTTAAACCTGGGTTATACCTTCAAACGAAATATGCTAGAAAACATTGGAATTCAAAAATTAAGAGTCTATGTTGGCGCACAAAACCTGCTTTACATTATGGCAGACGGTTATGTGGGTTACAATCCAGAAGGATCAGGTGAAGGAACAGTAGCAGGATTATCCTCTCCATTGACTTTCGGCTATCAAAGAGGCCCCGCACCTCTTTATAGAACCATTTCGGCTGGTGTAAACCTTGCTTTTTAA
- a CDS encoding PKD domain-containing protein produces MKTINNKIYITNFNTFSLKSFFLTAMMAVLFSACEKNVLPEEGSIPDLTPPSASFAFTPSDADYLQITFSNESGSATDYTWDFGDGMTSTEKNPVHTYSAAGDYTVSLTSSDKLNVSSTTTRTIEIKEPVNDFVPVILNPGFDIEGDDSYRDHWKNGDLGGVLQITSDPVHDGPKAAKFPSAGDRIAYQLITVQANKDYIVSFYYTMKTSPEGTMTVAILAGDVTDPDKVADATIDSVTLTDQSDSGTYVLDSVSFNSGDNTEVAILVTNVGVECRIDSFTIVED; encoded by the coding sequence ATGAAAACGATTAACAATAAAATATACATCACAAACTTCAATACCTTCTCATTGAAGTCTTTTTTCCTCACTGCAATGATGGCAGTTCTCTTTTCAGCTTGCGAAAAAAACGTATTGCCAGAAGAAGGGTCTATTCCAGATTTAACTCCCCCAAGTGCGAGCTTTGCTTTCACACCAAGTGATGCCGACTATCTTCAAATAACTTTCAGCAACGAATCAGGTAGTGCGACCGACTATACTTGGGATTTTGGAGATGGCATGACTTCAACCGAAAAAAATCCTGTTCACACCTATTCTGCCGCAGGAGATTACACCGTTTCTTTGACATCTTCTGACAAACTGAATGTAAGTAGTACAACCACTAGAACCATCGAAATTAAAGAACCTGTCAATGATTTCGTTCCCGTTATTCTCAATCCTGGTTTTGATATTGAAGGAGATGACAGTTATAGAGATCATTGGAAAAATGGTGATTTGGGAGGTGTATTGCAGATTACTTCCGACCCCGTTCACGATGGTCCTAAAGCTGCAAAATTTCCTTCGGCGGGTGATAGAATTGCTTACCAATTGATTACCGTTCAAGCCAACAAAGATTACATCGTTTCTTTCTACTATACCATGAAAACTTCGCCAGAAGGCACCATGACAGTAGCGATTTTGGCGGGTGATGTGACCGACCCAGATAAAGTAGCCGATGCTACTATTGATTCTGTTACATTGACCGACCAATCAGATTCAGGCACCTATGTATTGGATTCTGTTAGTTTCAATTCTGGTGACAATACTGAAGTGGCTATTTTGGTCACCAATGTAGGTGTAGAATGTAGAATTGACAGTTTTACGATTGTAGAAGATTAA
- a CDS encoding RagB/SusD family nutrient uptake outer membrane protein — protein MTNKIYKSIYFLIFSMFFMACDKEDLNLNPKSAIGDNAFYTNVEEVQGAVIAIYDGLQAVPLREFALTEMRSDNTKTKSSEGDWAQFESFNVKPTNLAVGDYWLANYNVIFRANRVLEHLDVVNNATLKSQFEGEAKFARALSHFNLVRAFGSVPIIDKVIIQTDTDYFDRDAASSVLAFIEADLTAARSALPASSPYGRATSGAAAALLAKVQLTQGNYAGAEAILADVVASGNYSLLANYSDVFYTEGNNEIIFAIPYLNDNTNESQDFSFEMTAGGRVSGLNYVTSDFVAAVDPLDTERSAVLFNPSNTAEVGKFLTTSADARLCGNDWIVLRLADVYLMHAESIMAGGASTKDLDALASYNAIRARVGLSTLPLDGSATLTKEMLMKERRVELAFENHRFYDLVRFGAAESVLSAFAAGQSYSFEATDLLLPIPQNEINVSQNLLTQNPGYN, from the coding sequence ATGACAAATAAAATATATAAATCAATCTATTTTCTCATTTTCTCCATGTTCTTCATGGCATGTGACAAAGAAGACTTGAACCTCAATCCTAAATCTGCCATTGGCGACAACGCTTTCTATACCAATGTAGAAGAAGTGCAAGGCGCAGTGATAGCCATTTACGATGGACTTCAAGCAGTTCCCTTGCGTGAATTTGCCTTAACAGAAATGCGTTCCGACAACACCAAAACCAAATCAAGCGAAGGCGATTGGGCACAGTTTGAAAGTTTCAATGTAAAACCTACCAATCTTGCAGTGGGTGATTACTGGTTAGCCAACTACAATGTGATTTTCAGAGCCAATCGTGTATTGGAACATTTGGATGTAGTAAACAATGCTACTTTGAAAAGCCAATTTGAAGGTGAAGCTAAATTTGCAAGAGCTTTGTCTCACTTCAATTTGGTTAGAGCTTTTGGTAGTGTACCCATTATTGACAAGGTAATCATCCAAACCGACACCGACTATTTCGATAGAGATGCTGCAAGCTCAGTATTGGCTTTCATTGAAGCCGATTTGACGGCTGCCAGAAGCGCATTACCCGCAAGTTCGCCTTACGGACGGGCTACAAGTGGTGCTGCAGCCGCACTTTTAGCAAAAGTTCAATTGACACAAGGAAATTATGCAGGTGCAGAAGCTATCTTGGCAGATGTAGTAGCCAGTGGAAACTATTCATTGCTTGCAAACTATTCAGATGTGTTTTATACAGAAGGAAACAACGAAATCATCTTTGCCATTCCTTACCTCAACGACAATACCAACGAAAGCCAAGATTTCTCTTTTGAGATGACCGCAGGCGGTCGAGTCAGTGGCTTGAACTACGTCACCAGCGACTTTGTAGCAGCAGTAGATCCTTTAGATACAGAAAGATCTGCCGTACTTTTCAATCCAAGTAATACTGCTGAAGTAGGCAAATTCCTAACGACTTCTGCTGATGCTCGTTTGTGCGGCAATGATTGGATTGTTCTACGATTGGCGGATGTTTATTTGATGCACGCCGAATCAATCATGGCAGGGGGCGCATCTACCAAAGATTTGGATGCCCTTGCTTCTTACAATGCTATCAGAGCAAGAGTGGGATTGAGTACATTGCCTTTAGATGGTAGTGCTACTTTGACCAAGGAAATGTTGATGAAAGAAAGACGTGTTGAATTGGCTTTTGAAAACCATCGTTTTTACGATTTGGTACGTTTTGGTGCAGCAGAATCAGTCTTGAGTGCTTTCGCAGCAGGTCAAAGTTATTCTTTTGAAGCAACTGATTTATTGTTGCCTATTCCACAAAACGAAATCAATGTGAGTCAAAATCTTTTGACACAAAATCCTGGTTATAATTAA
- a CDS encoding polysaccharide lyase family 7 protein, translating to MTFIQLRLKTSLITIFFLCLAFSTSSCKKTSLQKPEGEYIPPPEEEEEENPNEGTEIFPNIDLNHWKVTLPIGNPTEVAPPAILDYANNPTLKPFMYDDTTDGSLVFYTYPNASTANSSYSRTELREQMESGNNNVNWTFAQGGNMRGTLAVPEISKGSDGKDHRTIIMQIHGRLTNEQRDLIGEDDNNAPPMLKIYWHYGYVRVKTKVLKNLNASDTEILSVDAWDDDDGHTFNEYVGYDKFTLEVKVQEGRMEVILNDNESVVYDDIHIQKWGVFENYFKAGNYFATKDEGAFAKVKYYELEVTH from the coding sequence ATGACCTTTATCCAACTCCGTTTGAAAACTTCCCTAATTACTATATTCTTTTTGTGTTTGGCTTTCAGCACTTCAAGTTGCAAAAAGACCAGTCTGCAAAAACCAGAAGGAGAATACATTCCGCCTCCAGAAGAAGAGGAGGAAGAAAACCCCAATGAAGGAACAGAAATATTCCCCAACATTGACCTAAATCATTGGAAAGTCACACTTCCTATCGGGAATCCAACCGAAGTAGCTCCGCCTGCAATTTTGGACTATGCGAATAACCCGACTTTGAAGCCCTTTATGTATGATGATACAACGGATGGCTCACTCGTTTTTTATACCTATCCCAATGCCTCAACCGCCAATTCTTCTTATTCTCGAACTGAATTGCGAGAACAAATGGAATCAGGCAATAACAATGTCAATTGGACTTTTGCACAGGGCGGAAATATGCGGGGAACGCTCGCTGTGCCTGAAATATCCAAGGGTTCGGACGGCAAAGACCACCGCACCATCATCATGCAAATCCACGGAAGATTGACCAACGAACAGCGAGATTTGATTGGAGAAGACGACAACAATGCTCCTCCAATGCTTAAAATCTACTGGCACTATGGCTATGTGCGGGTCAAAACCAAAGTGTTGAAAAACCTAAACGCATCTGATACAGAGATACTTTCAGTAGATGCTTGGGACGATGATGATGGACATACCTTCAATGAATATGTAGGTTATGACAAGTTTACCCTCGAAGTGAAAGTACAGGAAGGCAGAATGGAGGTTATTCTAAACGACAATGAATCTGTTGTTTACGATGATATTCACATCCAAAAATGGGGAGTGTTTGAAAACTACTTCAAAGCAGGGAATTACTTTGCTACCAAAGATGAAGGAGCTTTTGCCAAAGTGAAATACTATGAATTGGAAGTGACGCATTAA
- a CDS encoding polysaccharide lyase 6 family protein yields the protein MNLNTNQLSSTYFILLLCILSSMSCSNSTAQTTGLVHNLEEFKKTVESAKAGDKIILANGVWKDVELVFVGEGTEKAPITLTVEEKGKVTLEGQSNLRMAGEYLVIEGLVFKNGFTPTNEVISLRRNKEYLCNNCRVTECVIDNYSNPERFESDYWVGIYGKNNRFDHNYLTGKRNHGVTLAVRLTTEESQENHHQIDHNYFGYHPILGSNGGETLRIGTSHHSLTNSNTLVENNYFDRCNGEHEIISNKSCQNIYRGNTFYECQGTLTMRHGNETLVESNYFFGNGKANTGGIRIINEKQKVVNNYCEGLTGYRFRGALVIMNGVPNSPLNRYFQVKDSEASNNTFINCDYIQLCAGSDEERSATPENTVVSNNLFYNEKKDDLFTVYDDISGIKFEGNILSENIQAIAKKGFENKKIILERNKEGILMPKGDTAKGAGITEVKDHASPENTGVTWYPLIDEEVRFGTGKVIAVKAGMNTLFDAAKTAQKGDILELEAGEYMLTKAIDLYYPITVRAAKGAKEKPFLQFQKTSLFNIENGGSLTLQNVVVDGMESPDSPGNAVIRTSRYSMNHNYKLFVEDCKFQNLDINHSFEVLKVFQNTFADSILLRNSVFDNISGSVLSLDKETDDIGIYNVENVVIENCEFNDIEGVAVNLHRGGGDESTFGPILEINHSTFNKVGYGKRNKTEAAISLHGVQFINIENSSFNDSESLKMHLSVGEPVVNISHSNFSNSKGIISNDDAYKLVEVTEKETAVDLKGNDGKAIGIFR from the coding sequence ATGAATCTCAATACAAACCAATTATCTTCGACCTATTTCATTCTTTTACTTTGTATACTATCTTCAATGAGTTGTAGCAATAGCACCGCACAAACAACAGGCTTAGTACACAACCTCGAAGAATTCAAAAAAACCGTTGAATCTGCAAAAGCAGGCGATAAAATCATTTTGGCAAACGGTGTTTGGAAAGATGTGGAATTGGTTTTTGTGGGTGAAGGAACGGAAAAAGCTCCAATTACCTTGACCGTTGAAGAAAAGGGAAAAGTCACCCTTGAAGGGCAGTCCAATTTGAGGATGGCGGGCGAATATTTAGTGATAGAAGGTTTGGTTTTTAAGAACGGTTTTACTCCAACCAATGAAGTCATTTCTTTGAGGAGAAACAAAGAATATCTCTGCAATAACTGCCGAGTAACAGAATGTGTAATAGACAATTATAGCAATCCAGAGCGTTTTGAATCCGATTACTGGGTCGGAATTTACGGCAAAAACAACCGATTCGACCACAACTATCTCACAGGAAAACGCAATCATGGAGTAACACTTGCAGTGCGCTTAACCACAGAAGAAAGTCAAGAAAACCACCACCAAATAGACCACAATTATTTTGGTTATCACCCAATTTTGGGTTCAAATGGTGGCGAAACTTTGAGGATTGGCACAAGCCATCATTCACTGACCAACTCCAATACGCTTGTCGAAAACAACTACTTCGACCGCTGCAATGGTGAACATGAAATCATCTCCAACAAGTCTTGTCAAAACATTTATCGGGGTAATACTTTCTACGAATGTCAAGGCACACTAACCATGCGACATGGAAACGAAACACTGGTCGAAAGTAACTATTTTTTCGGCAATGGCAAGGCAAACACAGGCGGTATCCGCATCATCAACGAAAAACAAAAAGTAGTCAATAACTACTGCGAAGGCTTGACAGGCTACCGTTTTAGAGGGGCTTTGGTGATTATGAATGGTGTCCCCAATTCACCTTTGAACCGCTACTTTCAGGTCAAGGATTCGGAGGCTTCCAACAATACTTTCATCAATTGCGACTACATTCAACTCTGTGCAGGAAGTGATGAAGAACGCTCTGCCACACCCGAAAATACAGTGGTCTCCAACAATCTGTTTTATAACGAAAAAAAGGACGACTTATTCACTGTTTACGACGACATTAGTGGAATCAAATTTGAAGGAAACATACTCAGCGAGAATATACAAGCTATTGCAAAAAAAGGTTTTGAGAACAAAAAAATCATCTTAGAAAGAAACAAAGAGGGCATTTTGATGCCCAAAGGAGACACTGCAAAAGGTGCAGGAATTACAGAGGTAAAAGACCATGCAAGTCCCGAAAATACTGGCGTGACTTGGTATCCTCTTATTGATGAGGAAGTTCGTTTTGGAACGGGAAAAGTGATTGCAGTCAAGGCAGGTATGAATACGCTTTTTGATGCTGCAAAAACGGCTCAAAAAGGAGATATTTTGGAGCTAGAAGCGGGTGAATACATGCTCACCAAAGCCATAGACCTCTACTACCCTATCACCGTGAGAGCTGCAAAAGGAGCAAAAGAAAAACCCTTTCTCCAATTTCAGAAAACCTCTTTGTTCAACATCGAAAATGGTGGGAGCTTAACCCTGCAAAATGTAGTTGTAGATGGTATGGAATCGCCTGACAGTCCAGGCAATGCAGTCATTCGCACAAGTCGCTATTCGATGAATCACAACTACAAATTGTTCGTTGAAGACTGTAAATTCCAAAACCTGGACATCAACCACAGCTTTGAAGTACTGAAAGTATTCCAAAATACCTTTGCAGATTCCATTCTTTTACGCAATTCTGTTTTTGACAACATTTCGGGTTCTGTTTTGAGCCTCGATAAAGAAACGGATGACATCGGGATTTACAATGTCGAAAATGTAGTGATAGAGAACTGCGAATTTAATGACATTGAAGGAGTTGCAGTAAATCTACATAGAGGTGGCGGAGACGAAAGCACTTTTGGCCCTATCCTCGAAATCAACCATTCTACCTTCAATAAAGTGGGTTATGGCAAGCGCAATAAGACGGAGGCGGCTATTTCTTTGCATGGCGTTCAGTTCATCAACATCGAAAATAGCAGTTTTAATGATTCTGAATCTTTGAAAATGCACCTTAGTGTCGGTGAACCTGTGGTCAACATTTCTCACTCCAATTTTTCTAATTCTAAGGGGATTATTTCGAACGACGATGCTTATAAATTAGTTGAGGTGACGGAAAAAGAGACAGCAGTGGATTTGAAAGGAAATGACGGGAAGGCGATTGGAATATTTCGATAA